Within the Paramormyrops kingsleyae isolate MSU_618 chromosome 2, PKINGS_0.4, whole genome shotgun sequence genome, the region GAGGACATGGGGTGTTCAGGTGAGCGGCATCGGGGGAACGATGGGATACTCACCGATGGACAGGCTAGTCGATAACAGAAGGAGAGTGTGGAGGGTTTTCATCTGCCCAGTCACCATGGAGCAGCCCCAGAACCTCATGACTACTTACACCTCCTTTCTGATCTTGAAAGCAAGATGTCTTTAATGCTGCAATCTACAGCTGTAGTCAAATCCGGGAAGCAGGAGTGAAAACCAGGCAAGCTAACAGAGATCAAGCTGAAAACCCAGACACAGAGAAGATAATGAAaactggtaaaaaaaacaggcaggCAAATTGGCTTCAGAACAAAGTATGAAATCAGAGACGGCAAAAGACAAAGAGGTCAGGAAGAGGCAGCCAAGCAAAAGCAGGGAAGGCTCAGTCATGGCGACAATCACACGGCACCTCAAGGCAGGAACTGGAAAAATTTGTTTGCGGTCTAATTACCAGCAGGTGATCTCAATGCTCAGGTGAGGCACAATGTGGGAGAGCTGAGCTGGAAGTAGTGGAAGTGCTGGGCTGGATGCTGGATCTGGATTCCACTGACATAACTCAAACTAATCTGAGAGACACACCTCAAAGCGCTATTAGCTTGAAGCATACAGAAATGCAAATACTATATAACCAGTGCCTTATTCGAATGAAGTGTGGGATTTCTGTAACttcttaaaatgtttaatttttgcaAATGTAAGAGCTTATTTACTTAGAGACTAGAGGGCATCTttaccttgggggggggggggttctgtcatgacctgcgtGTTCagtcctcctgtgtgccacccccccctcattacctcgtgttaattcccaattgtgatcacctgttgcctgttgttTTCGACTTGTCCTGTTTattttagtctgcgtctgagttagtttccccagatctgtcattgatgttcgtcGCCGTCTGCCCTGTCTGTACCCTAATAAAACCCCGCTTTCCTTCATCCTCGCCTGCCAGCCTCGtccttccccgcttcctgcctgTACGCTACCCGTGGTCACAACAATCAGGGCACCCCTGGTTATTCTAACATAATTCAGGTTTTTGTGGACGGTCTCACCCACTATATAAATATACCATGTCAATCCATGTCAGGTGAAAGTTCGGATTCAGATCCAGTCAAACCAATACCACCCAAATATCAGTTATACCATGACGTTTACTAAGGAAAGGGGATCTGTTTTTGCTCTCAGTCATTCGTGGGACTGCACCAACTACTACTTTGTGCTCGTCTTCCATGAAGTAAGGTATACCCTCTGTCTCGGTAAGAGAGTGAGGCTTTAGACCAGTATAATGATGAAGCACTAGCTAATGGGTTCATTAGATGCTCTACCTCACCTGCAGCCTCCAGTTTCTTCCTGGTGTAGACAACTGAGCCATAAATGATGCTGCTGTAATGTTCTGGACTCCCTTTCTTTAAGCCTGGTAGTTCTGAAACTGATGAGAGGCTCAGGTTTTTACAAACTTGACCTTCACAGCACATACAATCTAATTCACATTAGAAAGGGTGACAAGTGAAAAACCACATTTATCATCACTATGGGGCACTATGAATACCAGGTAATGCCGTATGGCTTAACCAGTGCACCTTCTGTCTGCCAGTCATTTATGAATTGTTTTCCACAACATGACTGATAAATTCTTTACCAGATACATAAATAACATACTGATATATTCCCCTAGCTAAACATGTGCAGGCTGTCCTACAAAGGTTGCAGAATATCACCTTCAGGCTAAACATGAGACAATTGAGTTACATATGCCCACAATTTCCTTCTTAGGGTATGTGTTAAGTCCGAAGGGAGTTAAAATCGATATATTAAAGGTTAGTACAGTTTGTGATAGGTCAAAAACCAGACTTTCACCAGGGAAGTAGGTTCTTCACTCCAATGAGCTGTGAAACACAGACTGCAATTCACATTTTTAGTATCAGTGAAATCCTGGGGAATTAGCTCAGTGCCCTGGCTATCCCTGGGACATCACACCACCCAGAGGCtccataaaacatttaatttcccATTCTTTCAGTACTTATCAGGGACTACTGTGTACCTCGGATATGCCTAATTTTCTATTCTCACTCTCATGAACACTGACATCTGCACCTCAGTCCCGTGATTAACTAGCACTGTGTAACGGCAGTCTGCCCACTATGAGGAACTGACTTATCGGCGATTACAGAGCATTCTACTGTCTCGTTTTCTCTCAAGTTTCTGAGTTTCCTACAGTGCACTTCTGTGTGTTTTCGATCTATGATTCCCTGCCCAGTGAGTATGTCTCAACTTCCCCATATCTGCATGTGTGCCTGCCTTTCCCTGCAGTCCAAGGAAGACCTTTTAGCTTACTGACCCCAACTCTTACCACTGACTTTGTTTCGGAATTTTGTTTGCTCTGCATCTGAATCCCCAAACCCTGAGGTTTTTGGAGTACAGCTACACTGCAGACAGTCAATTCTAAATTATAACTCTGACTCAGTTATAAAGAATGAATGTTATTCTGGGATGTTGGATTGTGTACTAAAATTCATTCTGTGTAGGActgactttttattttattgagttTCGATTACATGTGGCCCTTCAGTTGTTTATTAGTAAACCTTGTTTATTAAAAGCTCTTGAAGATATGAAATAGTTAACAGTTTCCCATTTCAGAACTTTCAAATGACAGTTCCGTTTGCAGTATTACTTCCGTCCATTCAGTTGTGCAATATTTGGAaagattttcattaaaaaaacatacaagcTGTGTTTTTTTCAATGCCCCATTTTCCATACTTCCCTCCATCCTGGTGTCTTCACATTTCTCCAGACAAACTCAGATGACAGTGTTAGCATTTCTGTATGAATTATTGCAAATTTATTTCTTTCTTGCTCACTGGCTGGGTCCCATGCCCACCGTGTTTCACATGAAAAGGACTGACATACAAGCTGTGATGAGATGGAGTTGCTGACTGGCTCACTTGCAGAGCTCTTGGTTCATGTTCTGGTGCTCCTTGTTGTAGCCCGCCCCAGCAAAGCACATGGCTGCATGCTTGTCGCATTCACAAATAAACATCTCGCAGGCATTATTCTTCTCTATTAGGGAGAAGGGAGACTTGCTGAGTAAAGCAGTGCACGGGTACACTCTTGGGGAGCTGAgagggtcacatgacagcagAGACTCCTACCTGTGCAGGTGATGTTCTTGTTTGTCATGTCACAGCTGTACGAATAGCTCTCGGTATACGGGTTGTCCAAAATGGGCCAGCAGGCCTCAAGCCCCAAGGCTTGGTCATAGCAGTGGTCATGGGTCTGGCAACACCTGGACAGGCAAAGAATGAGCCCTCAGCTGTGCAGCTCTGCTCATCAGACAGAATATCACTGTGAAGAAGCCACACTGATTGGTCCCAGTGGTGGCAACTGAATGTGAAGATGGATCCCAATTGCTTTCCATGGCCATGCCCCCTCGCCCAGGTGTATTTAATGGAGTACTGACAGCTATTCTGAATTGTGCTGTGATCACTCGGGCTATATAAGCAGTAGAGCCGCTCTAGTTTTTAGAGAAATTGCAGATGTATGCCCTACCTTATCCCGAATGCTTGCTTTCCCTCCTGTGTGGTTTGGTGTGAGTATATTTCCCGATCCCCAGCCTGGTGAGTGCGTCTCCTGATCCCCTTCTGAGTGTGATTGCTTGTACCGATACACCCACATCTGCATGGGTGTCTCCCTCTCACTTGACTCCCCAGGATAGACTCCCCAGCTTTTTGATCTCAGCATCTATCCCTGACTTTGATTCTCATTTAGTGTTTTGGCTACTGGTCTGCTCTGCATTTGGGGTCCCCTCTTCTTAATCTGTTCCTCCCCTCACAGTGGACCCAGTGGAGCTCTTGTGAAGAACTGGGCATCTCACTTCCTGGAGTGACTTCCTGCTTTCAGCTACTCCTGCTTGCTACACCTGTGGAAAGCCCCGATGTCTCGGATGTATTCACCAAGGTTAATGTCACCTGATTGCCCTGACACCAGCCTTGTGACTGCACCATCAACCTGTCTCTGGGGTTTCCTTTACCTAAGAGAGGGTTTAGCCCATTACATTACCAGAGGAATAGGCTATGGAACAGAATGTTGTGGAAGTGCTGCAATTAAGGTTTTTCCGACCATCCACTTCTCCTGCAGTGTCAAAGCTTTTCTTCATGGAGATGACATCCCTGTATAGATTATCTGGCACAGAATGAGGTCAGACATGTTTCGTTTTCCTCTTCATCTTATTCTAGTTGCACTGAAACAGGAGCAGTAAACCAGTAGTAAACCAGTTGCTGATTGTATATCAATGATCAGCTAATCCACTCCTCTTCCCAAATATATATCCCACATCCAACAACTGCTACAGTGTCTCCATGTTTGTTAAAGCATGTGAGTTTCTTGTATAACACCCCAAGGGCTGTCTCGCTAAGAGCACCACACTGTCCAAGTGGCCAGAGCCCAAGACCAAGAAGGAACTATGAAGGTTTCTGGTTTTGCAAGCTTCTGCAGATTTTACAGTTTAACTGTAATTTAAGTTCAGTTGCAGCTGCCCTCAGCCATTCTTCACACCAGTTGACTCCTGGAACCCCAAGGCCAAAGTCCAGTGACCTGACCCCAAGTGGCCTTTCATTGTGAAGGTGGACCCATAAGAAACTGGAATAGGGGCAGTCCTCTCTCAGCCCACCTACCAAGTTACACCCAGTGCACCTTCTTCCTCCACAAGTTATCTGAATGGAATTTTGAAGTGGGGAACTGGGAGACTTTCTTATCAGCTCGAACATGCAAACAGATCTTTGTAAATAGGCCACAACTATTCTGAACAGTTAAAAGCTCTCGCTGCGcaattttattctttatttccaTGATGGACATACTTTGATGTCATACTTTGACTCTTGCTTGAATTCCAGTCTTTCCTGTTTCCACCTATTACAGCGATCAGCACATACAGTACGAGATAAAGCCGTGATGCTACAATGATTGTGAGCCCGGCACAAACACAAGCAATACATGAATAAATTGGCCCAGGCCAAATCTGCCTGTCAGTTTAGGTCTTGTCAGACCCCATCAGGCTTGCAGACCTATAACTGTCAGTACATGCACATTttacacacaccacacacacttaTTTTCACAGAAGTACATAACCACACACAGTAATGCATCCTCCTTCTATGACTCCTGACCTGTCCAGATCATCCACGGGTGTCCCAGTGCCTCCCTTTCCACAGTAACAGCCGTAGTCTGCGTATTCCAGCATAGGCCAGCTGCTGGGGATCATGCAGATGATCATACGTCTGAACTGCCACAGCGCCCTGTAGTCCAGGTCCATCATTACTGTGACACAGGTGATTGAGTCAGAAAACCTGCAACATGTTTTTGATCGCTGCTATataatttcatttgtttttcattccCCTAGATCAGGGGGCTCATTTATGAAGGCTTTGTATGAACGAATTACTGTAGCCATGAAGCATTCATATGGACATTTATAcaaagattttgggatttattaAGGAAAATTTcaacaaaaatgaaacaaaccCTGATAAAGTTTGCACATTTACAAATGGTCCAGAGAAGTCTAATTTACACCCATTTACACCAACCACATAGAGAAGAGGAACGCCGATCAAATGGATGTTAAAtgcagttattttttatttctgtctCTGTCCAGCTTGACCTTCTTAACAGCAGCAGTTACATGCTGCCATTCTGCCGTTGGGCATTTTTGTCACACCGATGGATGTTTTACTTTTTGTACGAACGTCGAGTTTTCACAAGAACATTTCCTCTCCCATCAAAATgtgcaaatattttttataaatcaacccccagctccccagAACAAATTCCCTAGAACCCAATTTGCACCCCACAGTGGTGCTCCCTCCCTTTTGTTGTACTTTCACATTATTTTCTTAATTCTATTGTATACCCATATATAACAGTTGTTggggtttaattttttgtatGTGACCtgttacaatttttatttattattatatttaatacGGATGCCTTTTGTTGTGTCTTCTTCTacgtcaaataaataaaaaaagaaagccCTGCTGGCTGACTCAGCACACAGTCCTTCTACCcaaatcaatttttttttcttcagtccTTTAAGCGGCTGGTCTTTAGCAAGTTAGAGGACATGGGGTGTTCAGGTGAGCGGCATAGGGGGAACGATGGGATACTCACCGATGGACAGACTAGTCGATAACAGAAGGAGAGTGTGGAGGGTTTTCATCATCCTGGTCGGCATGGAGCAGCCCCAGGACCTCGAGGCCATTTATACCTCCTTTATAACCTTGAATGGTAGTGATTGAGATAAACACCTGAGCTAGGAAGGAACCTGCCGATGCAGATGTATGTACAAACACGCATGTGCGTCATGGGCGGTTGTGTTCACCCATAAAAAATGACAGTGCTGCAATCCTGCATACCTGGTTGAAGTCACTTGAGTATGGTTTGAGACCAGCTGATTGGTTCCCACAGACAGCCGTTTCTAGTACCTGCACAGTGGAAGGCATGGTGGGTAAACATTCCCTGTTCCTAACCTTTGGTGTGCATCTGGTGGAAAAAGTGATAAGGTGGAGATTGCATGGAGATACCTTAGCAGCTACCAGGAATTTGAACAGAAATAGACCTGCTTTGAACTGCTAATTAAAATTTCCTGGTTGTAATACATTATCTGGGTCCAACCCCTGCAATATGACCAGAATGTGGTGTTCACAGGCAAGAAAATGGTGGCTGGGCTACCCACATTAGTTGTTGAGGTTCAGCCCAAAATCACTATGTGGAGCATTTGGGCTCACCACCCACAAGGTGATAGATAAGGCTCAGGTTCATTACAGAATATAAAATGATTATAGAATGTTGCCTGTCTGGCAGACACTGGGCTAGTGCAGGAGACAGAAATGTATAGACTAGATACAGTGGATACAAATTGGATACTTCTATTCTAAGTGATGGAGTCCACGTAACTTGAAAACATGATCGTTTATGAGTCATGCTGTGGTCCTGGCATCACGTAACTTGGTTAGGGGAACAAAGTTAGCTGACTTGGAGAACCTATCAATAATGGTCAAGATAACTGTATTGCCTCTTGAGGGTTGTAACACCATAACAAAAACCATGACTTATATCAGCCTGTGGTCGTCACTGAATGGGTAGAGTGATTGGAGTAGACTTCCCAAGAGGTAGAGTGGTTGGAGTAAGCTGCTCAAGAGGTAGAGTGGTTGGAGTAGGTTGCTCAAGAGGTAGAGTGGTTGGAGTAGACTGCCCAAGAGGTAGAGTGGTTGGAGTAGACTGCCCAAGAGAGAATCAGAGTTCTGATTCTGGGCACAAACAGTGCAGGCTTAACATAATCTTAAACATTCTCCTTCATTTGCCACCAAAAGTGTTGTTTCAGCTGTGCAAATGTGTGGTTAATTCCCAAGTGGAAGGCTTGATTCGAGTCATGTGCCCAGAACAACACTCTTGGTCTCACCAGGTCTGGGACATACAAATGACTCTCAGGGCAAGCTGAGCATAATGGGTTACCTTAATTCACTCTCCTGAGCTCATCCTCAATCTCTCAGGTGAGAAAGCCGAGAACTACGGATAGAGGCAGAATAGTTTCAGGATCTCTAGGTCAGATGAATTTACAAGACAAGGCATCCAGCTTCATGAGTTTCACCCCAGGATAGTAAAATAAGATAAATTTACAGCACAAGAAGAACATGAATCACATGCAAATGTTGAGATGTTTGGCCAACACCAAATATTCAAGATTGTGATGGTCTATCAGCACCAGAAATGGCTCTTGGACCCCTGCCAGCCAGAGGTTCATGGTTTCCAGTGTTGTAATTGTACTCTGTGGGGGACAACCAGTGGGAATACAATGCATAGGGGTGCATCTTAGCATTCCCTGCTGAGTGCTGGGACAACACTCCCCTGACCACAGTCTTGGATGTAGTGACTGCTATGCTATATCGCTGGTCATTCTGTGACTGCAGGTACCTTCTCCAGGTCCATCTTGATCTTTGCTGTTGAAATCTGGTTGAGGCACATGAAGAAAAAGTGGTTAACTATGTTACATTAATCATACTTGGGAAAACAGCAGGTGCATTAGTTAGCCCGATAAGCATGACTAAGTATTCAGTAATGCCCAGTAGGTGTCTTGAAGGCTTATATTTACCCCCCAGATGGATGTGGACTAAATGTGGACTAGGCATTTCTGAGATCCAGCTTGGTCTATATCCAGCACAAAGCCTcccatcaccaagcacaatgccattAGATGGAGTGGTgcaaagcacactgccactggactctggagcagtggtggaggagggaggttatggggtatggggttgtttttcagttgggctaggccccttagttccagtgaatgGATCTCTTCTTCAACATACCAAGACACTTAGGGAAATTCTATCCTTCTAACtatgtgggaacagtttggggaaggccctttctgttccagcatgaccaTGCCCCAGTGCAGAACGGaaagtccataaagacatggtttaGTGATTTTTGTGTGGAAGAACTTCTGGCCCGcatagagccctgacctcaaccccattgaacacctttgggattaACTAGAATGGAGATGGTCCAACACGTCCAAAATCAGTgccttctggatgaatgggctaAAAAttgccacagacacactcaaaaATCTTTTGAAaagcagctgttatagctgcaaaggggagatcaactccatattaatacctatggatttagaatgggatgtcataaaaattcctgtaggtgtaatggccaggtgtcccaatacctttGTCCACATAGTGTATTTCTCCAATTGTCATTCCATCGGGGATTACAAAAAGGCCTTGGGTTCCTGGTAAAAAAGTTACAGGTTCTTGGTATGGTAGTGCTCTGGCGAGGAGTTGCTTGAACTGTCAGCTCAGTTTCTCCTTAGAATTGGTTTCAATTACTGTCTCACCGAGGTCTTGGTGTCAGCGGAACACCATGCCTTTCTCAGTAGTTTGTTAGGTGGTGAGATTGTCACAGGCAGAAAAGACTAACTACTTGCAAGATGGAGTTTAGTGGTTTATTAAGACATTCAACATTCAAAATCAAATATCTCTAGATTTTGTAGAATGTGGTAAGGATAGTCAGTAGCAGTCATGTGCTCTTGAGGGGTTCTTATCCAATTATACTGTCTGGGATCTTTCAGTCATGACATCCAGTTGTACAGAGGGATGTTGAAGTCCAGTAGCCTGAGGTTCTCTGTCAGCTTCTGATTAGATGAAGATATTGAATGCTGAATAAACACCCAAGTGCATGTTGTCCTGGGGATGACAGGGTACACTCAGTAGTTCATCCCCACTTTTTCAGCCCTGGGAATTCAGCTGTCAGACTTTAC harbors:
- the LOC140577619 gene encoding phospholipase A2-like — protein: MASRSWGCSMPTRMMKTLHTLLLLSTSLSIVMMDLDYRALWQFRRMIICMIPSSWPMLEYADYGCYCGKGGTGTPVDDLDRCCQTHDHCYDQALGLEACWPILDNPYTESYSYSCDMTNKNITCTEKNNACEMFICECDKHAAMCFAGAGYNKEHQNMNQELCK